Proteins encoded together in one uncultured Desulfobacter sp. window:
- a CDS encoding putative metalloprotease CJM1_0395 family protein produces the protein MDIQAARIHSYHTYQSALEQGSDLISAFPVAEPRAQDIQASQTRAEGEEPIVPASQTQEDEDAQKEEQSSKSDAQSTLTQDEKLLVEKLKKADAEVRAHEMAHIAAGSEYITSGATFTYQKGPDGQNYAVGGEVSIDTSPEPGDPQATLQKMRRVRAAALAPTQPSSQDLKVASNAASQAAKAMAEIAQLVAEKQANQQETVVSDYTRQQVSQAYAQTGSMPGRDTQNSFHIAV, from the coding sequence ATGGATATTCAGGCTGCAAGAATACACAGCTACCATACATATCAATCCGCCCTTGAACAGGGATCTGATCTGATATCTGCATTTCCCGTGGCCGAACCCCGGGCACAGGATATCCAGGCCAGCCAGACCCGAGCCGAGGGTGAGGAACCAATTGTCCCTGCTTCCCAAACCCAAGAGGATGAAGACGCCCAGAAAGAAGAGCAGTCATCAAAGTCCGATGCACAGTCAACGCTTACCCAGGACGAAAAGCTGCTCGTCGAAAAACTCAAAAAAGCTGATGCTGAAGTTCGGGCGCATGAAATGGCCCATATTGCCGCCGGCAGTGAATATATCACCTCCGGCGCAACCTTTACCTACCAGAAGGGCCCTGACGGACAAAACTATGCGGTGGGTGGAGAAGTCAGTATCGACACGTCCCCAGAGCCTGGAGATCCTCAAGCAACATTACAGAAAATGCGTCGGGTGCGTGCGGCAGCACTGGCCCCGACCCAACCATCCTCCCAGGATTTAAAAGTAGCATCCAACGCTGCATCCCAGGCGGCAAAGGCCATGGCTGAAATCGCTCAGCTTGTGGCAGAAAAGCAGGCCAACCAGCAAGAGACGGTGGTATCCGACTATACCCGACAACAGGTTTCCCAAGCGTATGCCCAAACAGGTAGTATGCCCGGTCGTGACACCCAAAATTCATTCCACATCGCCGTATAG
- the hisB gene encoding imidazoleglycerol-phosphate dehydratase HisB, protein MSRQAEVSRQTKETRINIRLNLDGQGKAEISTGIPFFDHMLTAFTVHGFFDLRISATGDLDVDFHHTVEDTGLVLGQAIQQTLSEKGGIHRFGDASVPMDESLSRVTIDLSNRPYLVYNIPSDLKSRGALDAYLAREFFQAVCVKGGLNLHINTLYGENEHHVLESIFKAFGRSLHAATRPISKVSGALSTKGCL, encoded by the coding sequence ATGAGTCGACAAGCTGAGGTGTCAAGGCAGACTAAGGAAACCCGGATAAATATCCGGCTGAATCTGGACGGACAAGGAAAGGCTGAGATCAGTACAGGTATTCCTTTTTTTGATCACATGCTCACCGCGTTTACTGTGCATGGCTTTTTTGATCTTCGAATTTCAGCAACAGGTGATCTCGACGTAGATTTTCATCATACCGTGGAAGACACCGGCCTTGTCCTTGGTCAGGCGATTCAGCAAACATTGTCTGAAAAAGGGGGTATTCATCGGTTTGGAGACGCCAGCGTTCCCATGGATGAATCCCTGTCTCGGGTTACCATTGATTTATCAAATCGCCCTTATCTTGTTTATAATATTCCCAGTGATTTGAAATCCCGGGGTGCCTTGGATGCGTATCTTGCCAGGGAGTTTTTTCAGGCAGTTTGTGTAAAGGGCGGATTGAATCTGCATATCAACACCTTGTACGGCGAGAATGAGCACCACGTTCTTGAGTCCATATTCAAGGCATTTGGGCGGTCTTTGCATGCTGCGACCCGGCCGATTTCCAAGGTATCAGGTGCATTGTCCACCAAAGGGTGTTTATAA
- the dnaG gene encoding DNA primase, whose translation MMIPEEKIAEILAVSDIFDIVSEAVILKKSGRNFFGLCPFHSEKTPSFSVNPDKQIFHCFGCGVGGNVLSFVMKYHGISFPEAVKMLARKYNIVVETRKMSPEQRKAVHTRESLFRLNKKVMQAYTKFLNDPTKGRSAKQYLERRGTSQQIIEQFQLGYASDAWDAIVNLLRKEKVAKGVAVGSGLVLEKKQKNGFYDRFRNRLMFPIFDINMQVAGFGGRVMDDSMPKYMNSPESPVYSKSRILYGLHAAKQACRRQGKVFIVEGYFDFLSLYQHGIENSVATLGTALTREHVRVLKGYATTMVLVFDSDEAGIKAAKRSVGIFVQEGIDTRILVLPGNNDPDSYVMAHGRDAFLELADTAKTVMQFLLQLALDTYGTTVEGRIKVLDEMKQHLALIQDYAVRSIYVRELSETLNIDEKAVLEKVKDAYDKQASRKTRGSLMPDEVGDNSKNVLESDPREKQILSMMLQWPELICIAVEKKVVPCFYSTQLKKLGCLIIDIGMDTQNIVSEAMARVETDEDRQLIASMAMEDYTGVQDPAQTFAVLVNRVIKIKNKTDRAIVSELTKVKEGCGVDVIELLKRKQQQINQLHNS comes from the coding sequence ATGATGATCCCTGAAGAAAAAATTGCAGAGATTTTAGCTGTTTCGGATATATTTGACATTGTATCAGAAGCTGTTATACTTAAAAAATCAGGCAGGAATTTCTTTGGGCTATGTCCCTTTCACTCAGAAAAAACGCCTTCTTTTTCAGTTAATCCCGATAAACAGATTTTTCATTGCTTCGGGTGCGGTGTTGGTGGCAATGTTCTATCATTTGTCATGAAATATCATGGGATCTCTTTTCCAGAAGCGGTAAAGATGCTGGCCAGAAAATACAACATTGTTGTAGAGACCCGAAAGATGAGTCCGGAACAGCGTAAAGCGGTTCATACTCGGGAATCTCTTTTTCGTTTAAATAAAAAGGTGATGCAGGCATACACAAAGTTTTTAAATGACCCCACAAAAGGCCGGTCTGCTAAGCAGTATCTTGAGCGGCGGGGAACCAGTCAACAGATTATTGAACAATTTCAACTTGGATACGCTTCTGATGCTTGGGATGCCATCGTCAATCTGTTGAGAAAAGAGAAAGTTGCTAAAGGGGTTGCCGTTGGTTCCGGCTTGGTGTTGGAAAAAAAACAGAAAAACGGTTTTTACGACAGATTTAGGAATCGGCTTATGTTTCCTATTTTTGACATCAACATGCAAGTGGCCGGATTTGGTGGCCGGGTCATGGATGACAGCATGCCCAAATACATGAACTCTCCTGAAAGTCCGGTATACAGTAAAAGCCGGATTCTTTACGGATTGCATGCGGCAAAGCAGGCGTGCCGCAGGCAGGGCAAGGTGTTTATTGTCGAAGGATATTTTGATTTCCTTTCTCTGTATCAGCATGGGATTGAAAATAGCGTGGCAACTCTTGGTACGGCCTTGACCCGAGAGCATGTCAGGGTGCTTAAAGGCTATGCAACGACCATGGTCCTGGTTTTTGACTCTGATGAAGCAGGGATAAAGGCGGCTAAAAGAAGTGTTGGTATTTTTGTTCAAGAGGGGATTGATACCCGGATTTTGGTGCTTCCGGGAAATAATGACCCTGATTCTTATGTCATGGCCCATGGCAGGGACGCTTTCCTTGAGCTTGCAGATACGGCAAAGACCGTGATGCAGTTTTTGCTGCAGTTGGCCCTGGACACCTACGGCACTACCGTTGAAGGGCGTATAAAAGTTTTAGATGAGATGAAGCAGCATTTGGCGTTGATTCAGGATTATGCTGTTCGTTCAATCTATGTTCGTGAGCTATCTGAAACACTAAATATTGATGAGAAGGCCGTTCTTGAGAAAGTAAAGGATGCCTATGACAAGCAGGCAAGCAGGAAGACCCGTGGCAGTTTGATGCCTGATGAGGTTGGTGATAATTCCAAAAATGTTCTGGAATCAGATCCAAGGGAAAAACAGATCCTCTCCATGATGCTCCAGTGGCCTGAACTGATTTGTATTGCCGTTGAAAAAAAGGTGGTTCCTTGCTTTTATTCGACTCAACTTAAGAAGCTTGGCTGTTTAATCATTGATATCGGAATGGACACACAAAATATTGTGAGTGAAGCCATGGCCCGGGTTGAAACTGATGAAGATCGGCAATTGATAGCATCCATGGCTATGGAAGATTATACCGGGGTGCAGGATCCGGCACAGACATTTGCTGTGCTGGTCAACCGAGTTATAAAAATAAAAAATAAAACTGACAGAGCAATTGTCAGTGAATTAACAAAAGTAAAAGAGGGCTGTGGTGTTGATGTGATTGAGCTGCTCAAACGTAAACAACAGCAGATAAACCAGTTGCATAACAGTTAA
- a CDS encoding phosphatidylglycerol lysyltransferase domain-containing protein, with protein sequence MICHSQQSATYDSAPMVGNSTDDLQTEPNILKPGKFDLGTRSLILDFLGHYPPCSCEYSFVNLFCWQNLYRYSWFFYKNTLVIHDDRSQSLFMPIGEDLEPKELFALSQKAVSLGLSGSIGLVPESYVEIWPDLDRYFAVASDRDAADYVYMTDDLIELKGNKLHKKKNLVSQFKRAYPDYVVVPMTAKDCKSVMQFERRLLAGMTSVPSSLVEESDAIEMAFSHWDDLGLSGLMLLVKDKIAAFAVFSPLSSDTWDVHFEKADISFKGAAQMINHETAKFLKGTAQFINREQDLGIPGLRQAKLSYAPHALIEPYFLMPTKLDLRSH encoded by the coding sequence ATGATATGTCATAGCCAACAATCGGCTACCTACGACTCGGCCCCAATGGTAGGCAATAGTACGGATGACCTGCAGACCGAACCGAATATACTTAAGCCCGGGAAGTTTGATCTGGGAACTCGCTCCCTGATTCTGGATTTCCTGGGCCATTACCCACCTTGCTCATGTGAGTATAGTTTTGTTAATCTTTTTTGCTGGCAGAACCTGTACCGCTATTCATGGTTTTTTTATAAAAATACCCTGGTTATACATGACGACCGCAGCCAGTCCCTGTTTATGCCCATAGGAGAGGACCTGGAGCCAAAAGAATTGTTTGCTTTATCCCAAAAGGCTGTTTCTTTAGGCCTATCCGGAAGCATAGGGCTTGTACCTGAATCTTATGTGGAGATTTGGCCGGATTTGGATCGCTATTTTGCTGTTGCCTCTGACCGGGATGCGGCAGATTATGTTTACATGACAGATGATCTGATCGAGTTAAAAGGAAATAAACTTCATAAGAAAAAAAATCTCGTTTCTCAGTTCAAGCGTGCATACCCGGATTATGTTGTAGTTCCCATGACTGCCAAGGATTGTAAAAGTGTAATGCAATTTGAACGGCGCCTGCTTGCCGGGATGACTTCTGTTCCCAGTTCCCTTGTCGAAGAATCCGATGCGATTGAGATGGCCTTTTCCCATTGGGACGACCTGGGGTTAAGCGGATTAATGCTCTTGGTAAAGGATAAAATTGCAGCTTTTGCTGTTTTCAGTCCCTTGTCCTCTGATACCTGGGATGTCCACTTTGAAAAAGCTGATATCTCTTTTAAAGGTGCTGCTCAGATGATTAATCATGAGACTGCAAAATTTTTAAAAGGAACGGCACAATTCATCAATCGGGAACAGGACCTTGGAATACCGGGGTTACGTCAGGCGAAATTGTCATATGCACCCCATGCATTGATTGAACCGTATTTTCTAATGCCTACTAAGCTGGATCTAAGATCTCATTAG
- a CDS encoding C4-type zinc ribbon domain-containing protein, with the protein MSKPDIATLVKLQEAETQIVRLKDVLSEVEKKKTKLASRLKQFAAALKENTEELEMLEKNCLDAENEIKIVDARIIKSNETLRNVSTNKEYQVLLREVDDNKKRKDALETELLQIMEEREKSQAIVDESTKEYQQLEEQVKAEQNKIEEQTTKDRQLLDEYLESQKEIGVSLDPKLLDRFKRISKMNQGSAVAEAQDQVCLGCFMNIPPQLYIEVQRGNQLIFCPQCSRILYYRKN; encoded by the coding sequence ATGTCAAAACCAGATATTGCCACCCTTGTAAAACTTCAGGAGGCTGAAACCCAAATAGTTCGTCTCAAGGACGTTCTGTCAGAGGTTGAAAAAAAGAAAACAAAATTGGCATCCAGGCTTAAACAGTTTGCCGCAGCGCTCAAGGAAAATACCGAAGAACTTGAAATGCTGGAAAAAAATTGCCTTGATGCTGAAAATGAAATAAAAATTGTGGATGCGCGCATTATTAAAAGCAACGAGACCCTGCGCAATGTAAGCACAAATAAAGAGTATCAGGTTTTGCTCCGGGAAGTGGATGATAACAAAAAAAGAAAAGATGCCTTGGAAACAGAGCTGTTACAGATCATGGAAGAGCGGGAAAAGTCCCAGGCTATTGTGGATGAAAGTACAAAAGAATATCAGCAACTTGAAGAACAGGTTAAAGCTGAACAGAACAAGATTGAAGAACAAACCACTAAAGACCGTCAGCTTCTTGATGAATATCTCGAAAGCCAGAAAGAAATTGGTGTAAGTCTGGATCCTAAACTGTTAGATCGATTCAAACGCATTTCCAAAATGAATCAAGGATCTGCTGTTGCTGAGGCGCAGGATCAGGTTTGTTTAGGTTGTTTTATGAATATTCCACCCCAGCTGTATATTGAAGTGCAACGTGGAAACCAGTTGATATTCTGTCCCCAGTGCAGCAGAATTCTTTATTACAGAAAAAATTGA
- a CDS encoding flagellar basal body rod C-terminal domain-containing protein produces MDMTIRNNASALRAFSNQMQVSASNVANALSDEFKADRAYNVEGENGQVQTSISETQASAPMVEAPLKTNASLKDLSNTDIAEEMVVQIQAQNGFDANAKMIETYEETTGTLLDTLV; encoded by the coding sequence ATGGATATGACCATCCGAAACAATGCTTCAGCGTTAAGGGCTTTTTCAAACCAGATGCAGGTTTCGGCAAGCAATGTTGCCAACGCCTTGTCGGACGAATTTAAAGCGGACAGAGCTTATAACGTCGAGGGTGAAAATGGACAGGTACAAACATCCATCTCCGAGACCCAGGCAAGCGCGCCCATGGTTGAAGCCCCCCTCAAAACTAATGCATCATTAAAAGACTTATCCAATACAGACATTGCAGAGGAAATGGTTGTACAGATTCAGGCCCAAAACGGTTTTGATGCCAATGCTAAAATGATTGAGACCTATGAAGAGACAACCGGAACCTTATTGGATACTCTTGTATAA
- the ispD gene encoding 2-C-methyl-D-erythritol 4-phosphate cytidylyltransferase: protein MADAENKVLCQNIAVVVAGGKGLRMQSTVKKQFIDLEGLPVIVRTLTAFDSHCRVDEIILVVPEQDLDFTCNDLLHKFSFSKPLHIIKGGATRQDSVGNGLNKALEICALPERTFVLIHDGVRPFVGEKLVDRCLDGAMENGACIPSLGIVDTVKRADENDMVICTLDRKGLFRAQTPQIFRLDLITKAAVHAQNTGFLGTDEASICEHAKIPVAMVDGTLFNIKLTSPQDLIFASIIIQAKKEAELAGHSDSFF from the coding sequence ATGGCTGACGCAGAAAATAAAGTGCTATGTCAAAATATTGCTGTTGTCGTGGCGGGCGGAAAAGGTCTGCGCATGCAGTCTACTGTTAAAAAACAGTTCATTGACCTTGAAGGTCTCCCGGTCATTGTTCGCACACTCACCGCTTTTGATTCCCACTGCCGGGTAGATGAGATTATTCTGGTGGTTCCTGAACAGGATTTGGATTTTACCTGCAATGATCTTTTGCACAAATTTTCATTTTCCAAACCGTTGCATATTATTAAAGGCGGTGCTACCCGTCAGGATTCTGTAGGTAACGGGCTTAATAAAGCACTGGAGATTTGTGCTCTCCCCGAAAGGACATTTGTGCTGATTCATGATGGGGTGCGGCCATTTGTGGGTGAAAAACTGGTTGACCGCTGCCTTGACGGTGCTATGGAAAATGGCGCTTGCATTCCGTCTCTGGGCATTGTTGATACAGTGAAAAGAGCGGATGAAAATGATATGGTAATCTGCACCCTTGACCGAAAAGGATTGTTTCGGGCCCAGACGCCCCAGATTTTTCGCTTGGATCTGATTACCAAAGCCGCAGTTCATGCACAGAATACCGGTTTTTTGGGTACGGACGAAGCGTCTATCTGCGAACATGCGAAAATACCGGTGGCGATGGTGGACGGCACATTGTTTAATATTAAACTCACCTCTCCCCAGGATTTAATTTTCGCAAGTATAATTATTCAAGCAAAAAAAGAGGCCGAATTAGCCGGCCACTCGGATTCTTTTTTTTAG
- a CDS encoding HPr family phosphocarrier protein: MNDICGISFKEKANIFSYEYLQCILFIVGLNDDSYLFTKKLCSKLIITSHIMEDFLDFHGAKKNKEWVFYRAISAAVRHLSLACYSQRHTLDRFDFYDFGDQKHSAFKQEALDMLRFLQDAIHQAAPVALKEAKRLDITIPDSGYNLDYFPGIATASQLEHNIDDAMPKSSQKKNLTRIASQFLELIRDFEQFTFYERYDLETIYKLVPDVINEVTIRSYEMRVHNIQSSFDSYVVTTLQSPDAELLNQLRSHFSIVFHILQVLGRLLHFYERHLYDTGFKHVYKNISLSLSDLIDPDTVLDRAMNYCLYYAGRFLSSGKAVATKVLNMNMESGTIEVGIPKDRGFHSRPSLLVAKIVQHYGGEVKLYVGKDQFDASSVLDMQWAGGKIKKEEIETVVFKGDSRALNDLKILAGVNYGEDHMGKGIPLPTELSYLI, translated from the coding sequence ATGAATGACATCTGTGGCATATCTTTTAAGGAAAAAGCAAATATCTTTTCATACGAGTATCTTCAATGTATTTTGTTCATTGTTGGATTGAATGACGACAGTTATCTTTTCACCAAGAAACTTTGTTCAAAACTGATCATTACCTCCCACATCATGGAAGATTTTCTTGATTTTCATGGTGCAAAAAAAAATAAGGAGTGGGTGTTTTATCGTGCAATATCGGCCGCAGTGCGACACCTTTCTCTTGCCTGTTATTCCCAGCGTCACACCTTGGACCGGTTCGATTTTTATGATTTCGGGGATCAGAAGCACAGTGCCTTTAAGCAGGAAGCGCTTGATATGCTTCGATTTCTACAGGATGCCATTCATCAGGCAGCACCTGTTGCCTTAAAGGAAGCAAAACGTCTGGATATCACCATCCCTGATTCCGGCTATAACTTGGACTATTTTCCAGGCATTGCCACTGCCAGTCAATTGGAACATAATATTGACGATGCCATGCCCAAAAGTAGTCAGAAAAAAAATTTGACGCGGATTGCAAGTCAGTTTCTTGAACTGATCCGGGATTTTGAACAGTTTACGTTTTATGAACGCTATGACCTTGAGACGATTTACAAGCTTGTCCCTGATGTGATCAACGAGGTGACAATCAGAAGCTATGAGATGCGGGTGCATAATATTCAGTCTTCCTTTGATTCCTATGTTGTCACTACGTTGCAGTCTCCTGATGCTGAACTGTTAAACCAGTTGCGCAGTCATTTTTCCATCGTTTTTCATATTCTGCAGGTGCTGGGGCGGTTGCTTCATTTTTATGAGCGTCACCTCTATGATACCGGCTTTAAACACGTTTATAAAAATATCAGTCTCTCCCTTTCCGATCTTATTGATCCGGATACCGTTTTGGATCGTGCCATGAATTATTGTCTGTATTATGCGGGCCGTTTTTTATCCTCCGGCAAGGCTGTGGCCACAAAGGTTTTAAACATGAATATGGAGTCCGGTACAATTGAAGTAGGGATTCCCAAAGATAGGGGCTTTCATAGCCGGCCAAGCCTTTTGGTGGCAAAGATCGTTCAGCATTACGGTGGAGAAGTCAAACTTTATGTGGGCAAAGACCAGTTTGATGCCTCATCTGTTCTTGATATGCAGTGGGCCGGTGGAAAAATAAAAAAAGAGGAGATTGAAACGGTCGTCTTTAAGGGTGATTCCAGGGCGTTAAATGATTTGAAAATTCTTGCTGGTGTCAATTACGGTGAGGATCATATGGGAAAAGGTATTCCCTTGCCCACTGAATTGAGTTATTTGATTTAA
- the rpoD gene encoding RNA polymerase sigma factor RpoD translates to MAEKTSKSEQSVMIGKDEMRKLIKKGEETGVLSFAEINDAISDDLQSFEQIDDIVIQFQKLGIELVGDREDDASGIKSGKAKNPKKPSRSSKTKKTKNSGSRKGNDGEGLENDTDKKGGKGKLSSGRERSDMEFGAVTDPVKMYLKEMGMVTLLSREGEIEIAKKIEVGERDVLRAMLDCPLALNTIFMYGKKMEEKAMRPKHVLRDVDEGDGVVDEVTKQEKFLESLARIRDLHTQNQSCRDELENIRKGTKKYSTLGEQIDGNTEEIFELLKSWRFESNVIDNIEKSIRNTITWFKTVDNLLARCAKTFNVQPSTMLKQTKDQATFLEWAMSRSEIDPDRATTLFNDIMALCGQVAQKKDLVKGSVEDLNAIVQGIEIGRKKADAAKRELVRANLRLVVSIAKKYTNRGLQFLDLIQEGNIGLMKAVDKFEYRRGYKFSTYATWWIRQAITRAIADQARTIRIPVHMIETINKLIRTSRYLVQEMGKEPSPEEIAEKMEIPIDKVRRVLKIAKEPISLETPIGEEEDSHLGDFIEDKKFSIPSEAAIDLSLAEQTRKILATLTPREEKVLRMRFGIGEKSDHTLEEVGKDFTVTRERIRQIEAKALRKLRHPTRSKKLKTFIEN, encoded by the coding sequence ATGGCAGAAAAGACCAGCAAATCTGAGCAAAGCGTGATGATCGGCAAAGACGAAATGCGCAAGCTCATCAAAAAAGGAGAGGAAACAGGTGTCCTGTCCTTTGCCGAAATCAATGACGCCATTTCAGATGATTTGCAATCTTTTGAGCAAATAGATGATATTGTCATTCAGTTCCAGAAACTGGGTATTGAGCTGGTTGGTGACAGAGAAGATGATGCATCTGGCATTAAATCAGGTAAGGCCAAGAATCCCAAAAAGCCGTCCCGATCTTCAAAGACCAAAAAAACCAAAAATTCAGGATCCCGTAAGGGTAATGATGGCGAAGGTCTTGAAAACGATACGGATAAAAAGGGAGGCAAGGGCAAGTTATCTTCCGGGCGTGAACGTTCTGATATGGAATTTGGGGCGGTTACTGATCCTGTGAAAATGTACCTCAAAGAAATGGGTATGGTAACCCTGCTCAGCCGTGAAGGTGAGATTGAGATTGCCAAAAAAATTGAGGTTGGGGAACGGGATGTTCTGAGGGCCATGCTTGATTGTCCTTTGGCGCTGAATACCATTTTTATGTACGGGAAAAAAATGGAAGAAAAGGCCATGCGGCCCAAGCATGTACTCAGGGATGTGGATGAGGGTGACGGGGTTGTTGATGAAGTCACTAAACAGGAAAAATTCCTTGAATCCTTAGCCCGGATAAGAGATTTACATACCCAAAATCAGTCCTGCCGAGATGAGCTTGAGAACATCAGAAAAGGCACAAAAAAATACAGCACGCTTGGAGAACAGATTGACGGTAATACTGAAGAAATTTTTGAGTTGCTTAAAAGCTGGCGATTTGAATCCAATGTCATTGATAATATTGAAAAGAGTATCAGAAACACAATAACCTGGTTTAAAACCGTGGATAATTTGCTGGCCAGGTGTGCGAAAACGTTTAATGTTCAGCCCAGCACGATGCTTAAACAAACAAAAGACCAGGCTACTTTTCTTGAATGGGCCATGTCAAGAAGCGAAATTGACCCGGATCGTGCGACCACTCTTTTTAATGATATTATGGCGTTGTGCGGTCAGGTTGCTCAAAAAAAGGATTTGGTAAAAGGCAGTGTAGAAGATCTTAATGCAATTGTTCAAGGGATTGAAATAGGACGCAAAAAAGCAGATGCTGCCAAACGTGAACTGGTTCGTGCAAATCTAAGACTTGTGGTAAGTATTGCCAAAAAATACACCAACAGGGGACTACAGTTTCTTGATTTGATCCAGGAAGGCAATATCGGTCTGATGAAGGCGGTGGATAAATTTGAGTACCGTCGGGGATACAAGTTTTCTACATATGCTACCTGGTGGATTCGTCAGGCCATTACCCGTGCCATTGCAGATCAGGCCAGAACCATCAGAATTCCGGTTCATATGATCGAAACTATTAACAAGCTGATTCGCACTTCCCGGTACCTGGTTCAGGAGATGGGCAAGGAACCCTCCCCCGAAGAGATTGCTGAAAAAATGGAAATCCCCATTGATAAGGTTCGGCGGGTACTTAAGATTGCCAAGGAGCCTATTTCCCTTGAAACCCCCATCGGTGAGGAAGAAGACAGTCACCTTGGGGATTTCATCGAGGATAAGAAATTTTCTATTCCTTCCGAAGCTGCCATTGATTTAAGCCTTGCCGAACAGACACGTAAAATATTGGCGACCCTGACACCTAGAGAGGAAAAAGTGTTAAGAATGCGCTTTGGTATTGGAGAAAAGTCCGATCATACGTTGGAAGAGGTTGGAAAGGACTTTACCGTTACAAGGGAGCGTATTCGTCAGATTGAAGCCAAGGCCTTACGTAAACTTCGTCACCCGACCAGGAGTAAAAAGCTCAAAACGTTTATTGAAAATTAA
- a CDS encoding NlpC/P60 family protein, whose product MPEDPAEQPVLPAQFNEPAHKTPRPPRPESQSKFKPEINRPSPTEKSRQAIIQTAVTAVGTPYRWGGISPKGFDCSGLVVHAYKKIGIHVPRTAKAQFKNCTSVPRKNIKPADLVFFFRPQKKRDCSCWDLHW is encoded by the coding sequence ATGCCGGAAGACCCGGCGGAACAGCCTGTCCTGCCCGCACAATTTAACGAACCTGCTCACAAAACGCCCCGCCCTCCCCGGCCGGAATCACAATCTAAATTCAAACCTGAAATTAACAGGCCATCCCCTACCGAAAAATCACGTCAGGCAATTATTCAGACTGCTGTAACCGCTGTGGGTACGCCCTATCGCTGGGGAGGTATTTCTCCTAAAGGATTTGACTGCTCTGGTTTAGTGGTACATGCCTACAAAAAAATAGGAATTCATGTGCCGAGAACAGCCAAAGCGCAGTTTAAAAACTGCACATCAGTTCCCCGTAAAAACATCAAACCTGCGGATTTGGTTTTTTTTTTCCGTCCCCAGAAGAAGAGGGATTGTTCATGTTGGGATCTACATTGGTAA
- a CDS encoding Nif3-like dinuclear metal center hexameric protein — translation MPSVKQIIDIVDQIAPFALAESWDNSGLQVGDPDWQVSKILVALDVTDKALTEAEKIGCDMLITHHPLTMSPEKQIDFSRMPGSAILISARSRIAIVSAHTNLDKAPEGLNDYLAQKLGIFCTDVFLADAMRNESLNEIQGLGRIGQLGGTMTLEQLACRIKEKLGISGVRIIGNPENIVSTAALCSGSGGSLTNHFLDSGMDVYVTGDLKYHEARDIESHGKSAVDVGHFSSESIAVELLDTRLRQMFDAVKYKIVINTYDQEKDPFLTI, via the coding sequence ATGCCTTCGGTAAAACAGATTATTGATATTGTAGATCAAATTGCTCCTTTTGCTCTGGCTGAATCCTGGGATAATTCAGGACTTCAGGTCGGTGATCCCGACTGGCAGGTGTCCAAGATTTTAGTTGCTCTGGATGTCACAGACAAGGCACTGACCGAAGCGGAAAAAATAGGATGTGATATGCTCATTACCCATCATCCTTTGACCATGTCACCTGAAAAGCAGATTGATTTTTCCAGGATGCCTGGGTCAGCCATTCTGATCAGTGCCAGATCACGGATTGCCATAGTCAGTGCCCATACAAATCTGGATAAAGCCCCGGAGGGTCTGAACGACTATCTGGCCCAAAAATTGGGGATTTTTTGTACAGATGTTTTTCTTGCCGATGCAATGAGAAATGAATCTTTGAACGAAATTCAAGGTCTTGGGCGCATCGGACAGCTCGGTGGGACTATGACACTTGAACAACTGGCTTGCCGGATTAAAGAAAAATTGGGAATTTCCGGGGTAAGAATTATCGGTAATCCTGAAAATATAGTCTCAACTGCAGCACTATGTTCGGGGTCAGGCGGCTCTTTGACAAATCATTTTTTAGATTCAGGAATGGATGTTTATGTCACAGGGGATTTGAAATATCACGAGGCTCGGGATATAGAGTCCCATGGTAAATCCGCAGTCGATGTCGGCCACTTTTCTTCCGAATCCATTGCCGTTGAGCTTTTGGACACTCGTCTTAGGCAAATGTTTGATGCCGTAAAGTATAAAATTGTAATTAACACATATGATCAGGAAAAAGATCCATTTTTAACCATATGA